Genomic DNA from Nicotiana tabacum cultivar K326 chromosome 21, ASM71507v2, whole genome shotgun sequence:
AGTATgttgtgactgcgagatgtgttcagatgggttgaatgTGACGAATAAAGTTTGCTTATGACTCAAGAATTACTATTGGGTACTtaatttctgtcttgatttgacgtatagtctcgagttgtgagtgtattgaaggatctttcacgttgttaaattgtagaaaaaattaaattctcatgtcttgtcaatgagttcggactcaagaagagtaagtgattgtatagtaattgtggttgcgaatgggcATTTATAAtgtgatggctcgagaaagataatcttcgaagaggcttagagtcggtaatattttattggttcaggtgcgacatagatgcattttgatttgatgcaacagttGGGCAAGACATGAtgggaagtgtttcgcggtggtgaaagtactagcaggtcaagtaggaaaagtagaggttgagaagttgcttaaatTTCGTGGCAATTTACTATTTCGTAAAATCTTTTTTAAATTGGCAAAAGCTAATTCCTTATTTTGTCTGTCTTAGTATCATGGCAATAATTAGCTAAATTGCTACTAATTTCTAAGTGGATGGATATAAGCTGTAGAGGCAAGTTTATAGCCTCAGTGAAGAATGAGTTTCTTTTAGAATTTTCTGTTAAATTAGCCAAGAGATCAGCTGGAATATTGCTCCTTAAATGTATGAAGGAATTGAAATTGACCTTCCAGGTTCATGTCTTGGACTTAAATGATATATAATCCTCTTGAATTTGCCATGACCATCTAATCTCTCCCTTTATCATTTGGATAATAAGGAGGGAGTCAGATtccaaacttaaaattttattgcAGTTTGTTTTCCTCAAATTTTCTTGCGACTTTAATTGTTGTTGCTTAATCCATACAAGAATACAATGTAAACATAAGAACTAGTGTTCTTTTTAACGAATCAACTGCGCGCAAACATAAATCTATGCTAGGAAATGTTTCTTTGTAGTGATTTGCCTGTGATGTTTAGCCATACATAGCCTATCTTCATGTTTTCGTCTACTTAAACATCATATCACCATCCTAAGCTTTTTTATTGcatattttttttggggggggggggggggatgatatTAGGATATGAGGATAAGCAATCTACCTTGTGGAAGCAGTCATATATTGTGGAatatgcttgagttgttatagtctGTACTTTTAATTAAGACTGTACAGTGTAGGTGGTTGATGAATACATTCATTCACTCTGATCATGTATTACCCAAAGATCTAGACAAATAGGCTGAAAACATAGACTTATAGTATGACTTTGGACTTATTATCTCGAACTTGGAGCTGATAATACAGAGAGATACATCAGCTTTCAAAGTGTAGCATTGAAAATTCAGTAGATATGTAAATGTGTGTAGCTATCTATATTAATGAACTCAATGCATCAAGAAGATCTTGAGTTCTTtaatttaaagaagaaaaagtAATATTTCTGAAATTGGAACGTGGCATTCACTCATGTAGCCTACAACAACAAAGTCATACATTTGACTAATAACTGATAAAACAGAAAGTTGGTATCCACTTAATTTTGTAAGATACAAAAGCATAGAGGAAAAACATTACTAGTATTCAATCCTAAGTAATTAAACACACAGGATAATACTATGAAACTGGACATAGCAAGAACTGATCAAAGTGACTTTGAATGAAATCATGAACTTCTCAAGCTCTGGGCTTGAGTCGACCCTCGTTAGCTAACTTGAACAGCTGTGCCTGAGCTGCTGCAGATTTATCTGAGTTGAGTGCTGTGACAAAACTATTCTTGACTTGGTTTGTAGTGTAGGTGAACCTCCTGCTAACCATGGAGTTCAATAAAGAAGCTGTTCCTTCTCTGTAAAGCTCCCCTAAGCCATCTGGGCGAGTGTTTGAAAGTGCTTGCAGTAAGTTCATGTTTGCTCCCAAAGCTGGAACACTAGCCACACCAAATGCATTGCCTACACTTCCCCACCAGCCGAGTATGCCCCATATCAGTGTTGGGTGAGTCCTCCAGTAGCTGCAGTTCATAACATTTCATGTTAGGACATGCCACTCATATTGTAGTTAAAAGTGCAAAAGTTTATACTGCCTCTGTTCCGTTCATATGATGCGCTTTTCCTAGTCTTTTCTAAACAGAATCACACCTTCACCGTTAATGATATATATGCTGGTATAATTGTATAAATGTCATGATATGTTTAAGATTACAAGTTCTCATTAGGTACTTTAGATATACGTTAAAAAATTCTCTTTCTTAAATTGTATGTCTAGTCAAATGCTGCCATATAAAATGAAACAAAGAATAATTTTCATTTGACTTACTCGCATGTAAAAGGTGGTGAGTTGGGGTCAATTGGAAAGACCCCTGGAGCACTTGGAGTACCTGGATCAATGGTAGGAGTAGTTGGTGGTGTTTCAACGACTGGAGTAGTTGGTGGTGTTTCAATGATAGGTGTAGAAGGGGTAGTGGGTGTAATACTAGGGGTAGGAATACTTGGAGGACTTccaccatagtaaccaccccctGGAGTACTTGGAGTGCCAGGGTCTATTGTAGGAGGTGTAGGTGGGGTTACAATAGTAGGTGTGGAGGGGGTGGATGGTGTACTGGGGGTACTAGGAGTACTTGGAGGGCTTCCACCATGAGATGGAGGGGAGGGATAGTAACCACCACCTCCATGGCCTCCTGAAGGAGGCGATGGAGTAGGGTTGTGGTGATGCCCGCCACTAGGGGCGGGGTTACCACAGTTCGCAGGTGGTGTTCCTCCGTGGCTACCGCTTCCATGCGACGGTGTTCCATGGCCACCTCCTGAATGTGATGGAGGTGTGTGAGAACCTgttaatcataaaaatatgctGTGAGTGCAAAATGGTATATATAAAGAGGAGTTAATATATATACACCGACAATAATGTAAAGAGTTTTTACACTGATTTTAACCTATTATAACAAAAAAATTGTCTTATTTTCATGTTACGTAACTATAGTTATCTTTTAGGTGGTCTTACACTGTAGTGTACAAAATCATTCAAAATAATCTTTGAATAAATGCTCATGTCTCCAAATTTGGGAAGACTTGGAAAAGATGTTGGTTTAGCAAACATATTCTATTATGTACATATGTGTTGGTTTCTTTATTAGCTATCTTGCCTTTTATAATTTTTGCTACAACTAGCAAATCAGCCCATTTTAGGTTCATAAAGTAGTTAAAGAAAACATATTAGCTTTTGTCAACTTAACTTTAAAATAGCTAGTAACAAGAAGACTATGAAACTATATAGGATAAATTAAGAATAATTAATCCAAAAGCCGTCCACGTAATCTCTTAAACTTAAAATAGACGGcggatatataatatatgtataattaatgtatataactgtgtataatctatatataccggctagaaaaaataaacagtGAATCTGACCGgctatttaaattaaagatgtgAGAAGAGACCTGTTGGGGGACTTCCGGCATTTGGATCAGGAGAGTAATAAGTCTTTTGTTCTTCAAAAGAAGCAGTAGACATGACAGGAATGACCAAATTCTGTGCAAGCAAAGCAGCAAAGGCAGCCCACAGAATTAGAGAAGTCTGCTTTCTTCCCTCCTTCCCCATCTTTGTTTGCTTTCAAAGTAGAGTGActtagagaaaaaaagaaaggagagTGGATAAAGAGAGAAGGTGAAAGAGTTAAGTGATGGGAATTGACAAAAGAAAGGAGCTGCATATATAAAGAGTAATGACATATAGAAGTTAATATAAGCAGGTGAAAGAGTATGTGGTTAGTTGTGTACGCTGCAGGTGCATTTAAATTGCCATTTAAATCTCACTGTGCTGTACATGGAGAGTATACTCCATAGCtctacacatatatatatccaagtacagtcaaacctctctataacagcctcgtgtgttccgaatatttttggatattatagcgaagtgttgttatggagaacatatattataacataacatgaaaattggttccgGAAAAagtttggcttttatagtgaagtgttatATAGGGATAGAGGTCTGTATAAGTATTTACCCTGACAAATCAAAATATGTTCCATGTCTTCAGTTATGGAATTATGGAAAATCATATGATAAATTGCTTGTAATATTTTATTGATATGTTGGTAATATGTGCCCATGTTAGACGCACTACTTATGAATGTGACTACTAATTCAGTGTCCAGAAGTATAATGTCTTAAGAAAAAAAAGTTAGACCTGCTCTTTCCCCGGAAAAAAAAAAGGCAGCTAGGTTATATGAACTATCAACATATAGAATTTTTTTATACAATCAATGTACAGTTTAACCTCTACTAGGAAGTTAGTTATCATTTTTACTAGATTATTAATTAAATACTTATCGTAGAGATTTACATGTAATTATCTTATAAGCAATCTAATTGTAATACATTTCTAGATTATCAGTTATTTTCTAGTTAGATTGTATTACTGGATTCTTTATTCGCAGATATTAATATACCTACATCCAGTTTCATCAGGTTTTTGCTTACTCTATAAGGAGCTAGTTTACCAAAAAGGTCGCTCGAAAATGGCCAAATGGGACAAGAGGGGGTTGCTTAGATGGTCAGCAACCCTACCTACAACCTCGGATTGTGGGTTTGAGTCACCGAAGGAGCAataactccaaaaaaaaaaaaaaaaaaaaagggagatcAAAGAGGAATCAAGGGATAAGGGAATCAAAAAAAAAAGCCAAATGGAGCTAGTTTACCAAAGGGCCTAAGCATTTTGTTACTCTGTGTCAATTGTCTAATGCAGATGAAACACAGAAAGAAACGAGAtattgttgaaaaaggaaatgAGTAGAAGGAACTGGTTGCTGGCCTGAGAAAAGTTGGTTCTTTCAGTGTCATTTCCTCCCTCCtgtgctttatttattttattttattttttgtgtgtttttctcgtgtaaaaagtgatgaaaattttcttgtctttttcatttcaataaaGAAACTATTAGCATTTTTGGTCTTTCTGAAGCACTTTCTTTTAGACCTATTCAAAAGTTCATAAACCTTATCATATGTAATGAAGATCAAATCATAATAATGGCTAGTATAAAATTGCCTCTTTATATATTGATTTCAGAGTGTGAAATATTGCACAATTAACAATTTCGTTTAAACAATGGCAGAAGTAGAATTTTGTAAACGCGGTGTCGATTTATTATCACACTTCTACTTGTATGTGAGTTTGAAGTTGGAGCTGTAGTCTTGTAGTAGGTTCTAAAGCTCTACTTGTTGTCCCAGATTAATGTTTATTTTGCATTATGCTCAAGTGGTGTCAATCTATTATTTATGTAAATGCTTTTTTTTGTAaattaatatatttatctatatgtTAAGTGAATATTTTCAGTGACATTGTCAGATAACACCAGGTGTCTCCGCCACAGGATCCAAGGTCTAGTCCTTTTTCTTGCAGTTGTGCTGGTTTTCTTACTCAAATGGCCCGTGGCCGTTCTTAGAGTTGATGAATAAGCAGGGAAAAAATTAGAAATAGTTAGATTTGCAACCGGTAAATGAAAAATAGTCacgatttcaaaagtaatcgaattttagttattttttcatataaagataaaatctaaacaaaaacacGCTTAATAATCCGGAAAAATTTCAGTATAATATGCTGAAGttcaaattttttacatatgagattccagcataatgtgTTGGAATTTCATAACGTGCAGGAGTTCCAAcgtaatatgctggaagtttatatgcaGAAACTCCttaatccagcatattatactagaactttatgtaatatgctggaagtttatacgcaggaGCTCCATACTTctgcatattatgctgaaactttccgtGTTTCGGTAAAATAaaggctattttttaatgactttgcaaacgttgactattttttaattaccagtccAAAAACTAACTAGTCCATGCTATTTTCACGATTAAGCATGATATAAAGTGATCTAAGAAAGTCGATAACTAGTTTATGAAAATAGCCACTTCCAATGGAGTTTTACATGTCCCGGAATGTGTTGTATATATTGCACTAAAGATGTTTGAAATCAGTCGTCAATCTAAGCAAATGGTTATAATGAAGGTTGTTAGAGCTGTTAAATGGATGTTTAAAACTGTCATTATACTGCTGCCGACAGTATTAGTAGATATGTTTATAATTCAATATTAGTACTTCAAATTATCACATTTCTATTTTGATATTTAAGAATCTGCACACTGATACAAGAAGTTCAGCAAAAAATGTGACACTTGGAAAGCATGGTACAGTATAAACAATAGTAGCCATGAAATATGAGGCTTAATTGCCCTGACAGACAACTAGGTGAAGCAGCATATGGTGAATTGCAGAAGTAGTAAATGAGACAGCACAACTATCGTCCCTACATTGGCGGTTCGAGCTTTCAAATTTCCTTTCTATGTGGTAAAGTAACAATtttcactaaaaatatttaaaatataaagaagtaaacacacaaaaaaaataatttcaacatctattatatatatataaagattcaAGCAAATAAACACCATACACACTCCTAGTTCTGTGTTAGTCTTGTGTTAAAGACACCTTTGACTGTTGGCTTCGGTATCGAGAAAAAAATTGGTTTACCTTCAAATTCAATTGTGGTTGGAGTACCACTATACTAGCTAGGTTTATATGGATATTGCAGGCAGCGGCGGCTCAACGAAGTTGGTGGCCTAAAGTCAATTTGTATTAAGAGGCCTATTTCACAAAATTCATGTAACAGCTAGACACAAAAGAGCTTCTGTTCTAATCAATGAGTCAATTAAATATGAGAAAGTAGTTAAGTCAAAGAAACAAAGTTTGAAATTGGAAAGAGAAATCTCAAAGTCATGTAAAAGAAAGGAGGAAAAATTAAAACGGAAGAGGAAAATAAATATGCTACTAACAAGACGGAGATTTATCGCTCTTTACTCACTGATTTGTACGTTCTTAACCAAATAAACAAATATTAAAATTTGATCTCTTAAGAGTAATTAGATAAGATATATAATACAtaataatatagtataatatttttGGGGCCCTCTAGAATTTGGGGCCCAAGACAATGGCTTGAGCAGCCTTACCCCTTGCAGCCTAAGTTGTAAGGATGTACACTCATGTACATGAGGATCTCTACTCAACCTTTAGCAGTATATAGGGGAAGAAATGAAACCAACATTATATGAAGGGTTCCTTATATGAATAAGATTTAACAagtactattttctttcatttatatttgtctattatacttgtttattttagcaaattaagaaaaatacgaTATTTTTTGTTTTACCTTTATCACTCACTACTCATTATGCAAAGTAAAAAGTGGACAATTAAAAATGAATGGAAGAGAATTTGGTGAaattgtaaaaaagaaaaaactgaGACCATCATTAATATAATGGAGGCCCCATTTCCATCGGCATAATTGCCCATAAAAAACAAGCCAAGTGGTAGGTTTGTCATCTAGGTGATATTTAATGATTTACATTTACCTCCTTTGTTCTGGTACTTGGGGTATCATTATTATAGAAGTCTAACTAGTCTTCTCTGAACATTTATGTCAATTTGATACATGTGTCCCTGTTTggtgaaaaaaattaaattacagaTGAAagaccaaaagaaaaagaaaatatcatTGCAGATcctttccagtttcaatcattGCACAAAAAATCACAAGTTACGGATagacaaaaaaaagaagatataTAATGCCATTGCTTGCCATGGAAGCTGGGGCGTATTTAGAATTTTCAAAACATGTGCATCACTAAAAAGGAAGAGTGAAAAAATGGGGTAAGTGAGAATCAATCCCTATTCTTTTAGATAAATAACTTAATCTTTAACCAAGTGCACCATTCAACCAAGTTTAgattagttttagaaaatatgtATACAAAATACTTAGTTTGATCGTGAGAACATGAGTTTATGTTCCGGATTTAGGGGGCGAAAACATTGTACATgtaagtcaaaattcattttgtacttgtatatattatattttgaatcacTTTAACACATCCTAAAAGTAGAGCTTAGTGGTCAAGGGGTTTCAAAACCTTTGTTAGGTTGCTGGTTCAATTCCCTTTGGCcatagtcttttttatttttcaaaacttttctttTTTGAACCCTTTAACAGAAATCCAAAATTATAGTAGTCGGATTAAACTTAAATGCACCATAAAACGAAGTAGGGAGCGTGTTAGATGGGGTTGGAGAAATGAGACATGTTTGGTTGAAAATATGATATTTTCTAGCCCTAAGTTGTATCTTTTGTCTTGTATTTTACTCTTCACAACAACTCAAGTTGAGTTACAAGACTTTCTGTGCCATATCAGCAAATAAGATGATAATTAGGTGTGTAATTGCAAAAGAAGACATGGTAAGGAGGGGTTAATTATGCATTCTCCCTTTAGTACCATAGCTGATTCGTTTTGAGTCAACAATGAAGTTGAATAAATAAACGTTGATATCATGTTTCTCAACAATTTCATTAGTTGGTACCCAATTAGATACCGAACACCAGGTAAAAAAGTGGAAAAGACAATCCCATTTGGCTAATATCAAATTTATCTTCACATTCCAGCACCAGAAGCCAAGGGGTAGGAGTAAGATTCTTTGTACACTTTGCTAGGATATGATTCAGTCAAACAAATGCCTAAATATGCACTTCAGAATATTCTTGTACACTTTGTTAGGATATGATCAGTCGAACAAATGCCTAAATATGCACTTAAAACAAATGCCTAAATATGCACTTTCCCTTCTTGCAGATTCCAAAGGCAGGCTTTTGAATCATGTTGCTGTTGTTGGTACTCCTATGCACAGCCAAAATATCAAACATGGACTACTCTGTATAATAGATAGTATATATTTTCTCCCTTccccaaaaaaagaaaataaaaatttcctAAAGACTAAAGTAGTTCGTTCTTTACACATTGCCGGCAATCAGgaagaagcttgtgacttattggTTTTATCCCTTTCCTAGACCATCTGTTCACAAGGGCCATTTCAAGTACCCGCACCTGCAAATGTTTTGCTTATAAAATTAGCTACTTTCCAACAAAATTTAAAGCTTAAAATGCAAGGACCAAAAAGAAAGGATGTAAAGCCGTGAAGGTATTGGTCCAGATTAAGAAGAAATTCTCTTGTTAGTTTTTCCTTCATTCAGCGTACATTACAATTCTATTCCATGAGTATATCAAACAGGCTTATCAGCAAGATGCTAAAACCGTTTTAAGCATCAGAAAATTGGATTTTACTACAACTTCATCTTTAGTTGAGAGTGCTactagttcattgtgacaaagGTGCCAAATTTACACTCAGTTCCAAGGATTTAACTAAGAGATGACTAAGAGAAGGCAAACCTGCTGCACAATAAGTGGCTCCTGTGAGAGACTTAATGGTGCTGTC
This window encodes:
- the LOC107795275 gene encoding protodermal factor 1, whose amino-acid sequence is MGKEGRKQTSLILWAAFAALLAQNLVIPVMSTASFEEQKTYYSPDPNAGSPPTGSHTPPSHSGGGHGTPSHGSGSHGGTPPANCGNPAPSGGHHHNPTPSPPSGGHGGGGYYPSPPSHGGSPPSTPSTPSTPSTPSTPTIVTPPTPPTIDPGTPSTPGGGYYGGSPPSIPTPSITPTTPSTPIIETPPTTPVVETPPTTPTIDPGTPSAPGVFPIDPNSPPFTCDYWRTHPTLIWGILGWWGSVGNAFGVASVPALGANMNLLQALSNTRPDGLGELYREGTASLLNSMVSRRFTYTTNQVKNSFVTALNSDKSAAAQAQLFKLANEGRLKPRA